Proteins encoded together in one Festucalex cinctus isolate MCC-2025b chromosome 8, RoL_Fcin_1.0, whole genome shotgun sequence window:
- the ccndbp1 gene encoding cyclin-D1-binding protein 1 homolog isoform X2, translating into MNEEDNATKNVCLTLRNLLKSVKCVAARVRDGESNESDGDFNLSNFWDTLNQAVRAVSQEATKVSLAFSKPPLPSQQDGEQLADSVLKSVLSLSTVYYWLPKSRGVSLRQQVRDATLQVLEGLTQLLEVIVTSPLQSLTQEQLMSTGGVWAACDRFTRLPQDNKAAVLLVLAGQSGIVKDAIEELEQALSEAHDPFGDVLEDEEEDGGEPRGDRDTYWSERDRRAVAACQGTMKAAAACLRKTAAAVRARGDAEAPQRAAQLDDLADGVKQISPGVDDLALCLYPPVDYSGADDHVSQLAALLKKVLAVVRKVSW; encoded by the exons ATGAATGAGGAGGACAACGCGACGAAAAACGTCTGCTTGACTCTCCGTAACCTGCTCAAATCCGTCAAATGCGTCGCGGCTCGGGTTCGAG acggAGAATCCAATGAGTCGGACGGAGACTTCAACCTGTCCAACTTTTGGGACACTTTGA ACCAGGCGGTGAGGGCGGTATCACAGGAAGCCACCAAAGTCAGCCTGGCTTTCTCCAAGCCGCCGCTGCCGTCGCAGCAA GATGGAGAGCAGCTGGCCGACTCTGTCCTCAAGAGCGTCCTCAGCCTCTCCACCGTTTATTACTGGCTTCCCAAGAGTCGAG GCGTCAGTCTGCGTCAGCAGGTCCGAGACGCCACCTTGCAGGTTCTGGAGGGCTTGACGCAGCTCCTGGAGGTGATCGTCACTTCGCCGCTACAGAG TCTGACTCAGGAGCAGTTGATGTCAACCGGAGGTGTGTGGGCAGCATGTGACCGTTTCACCCGCCTACCTCAAG ACAATAAGGCTGCAGTCTTGCTGGTACTAGCCGGCCAGAGCGGCATCGTGAAAGACGCCATCGAGGAGTTGGAGCAG GCGCTGTCCGAGGCCCACGACCCGTTCGGCGACGTCCtggaagacgaggaggaggacggCGGGGAGCCGCGAGGCGACCGCGACACGTACTGGTCGGAGCGGGACCGCCGCGCGGTCGCCGCCTGCCAGGGGACGATGAAGGCGGCCGCCGCCTGCCTGAGGAAAACGGCGGCGGCCGTCAGAGCCCGCGGGGACGCCGAGGCGCCGCAGCGGGCGGCGCAGCTGGACGACCTGGCGGATGGCGTCAAGCAAATCAGCCCGGG AGTCGACGACCTGGCTTTGTGTCTCTACCCACCTGTCGAC